The following DNA comes from Enterocloster bolteae.
GCAGAAGGAGGAGCTGGAGCCGGTGCTCCGGGAAGCCATTTCCTTAAATATTCCTGTGGTCATTGACTGTCAGATCAGCTGCGATGACAAGGTATTCCCCATGGTATCACCGGGAGCGCCTATTGCAGATGCTTTTGACGATACAGACTTGAAAATTAATTAAAAACAGTGTATAGTAGTCTTTAATATCTTGGCTGCGTTATCAGATTAGCACGATAAAGCGACAGAATGCAAGCCGGGACAGGTGGGACAGATATACGATGGAGTATACAGTCAGGCGACTTCTCTGTATGCGGTATGGCATTGTATTGTGCCGGGTTCCGCATATGGAGGAGTCCTCTGTGTATATATATTAAAGAGGATATGTGCAGCAAGTACAACCATTTAAAGGAGGAGAACAAGATGAGCAGAGTTTACAATTTTTCAGCCGGACCGGCCGTTTTGCCGGAGGACGTCCTGAAAGAAGCCGCGGCAGAGATGCTGGATTACAGGGGAACAGGAATGTCAGTGATGGAGATGAGTCATCGATCTAAGGCTTATGACACCATCATCAAGGAAGCTGAATCAGACCTGCGGGATCTTTTACATATTCCGGATAATTATAAGGTGCTGTTTCTTCAGGGGGGCGCATCCCAGCAGTTTGCCATGGTGCCCATGAACCTGATGAAGAACAAGGCGGCAGATTACATCCTTACCGGACAGTGGGCTAAGAAGGCATATCAGGAAGGCGCCATTTACGGAAAGGCCAATGCCATTGCGTCCAGCGCTGACAAGACCTTCAGCTATATTCCGGATTGCTCCGACCTGCCTGTTTCCGAGGACGCGGATTATGTGTATATCTGTGAGAACAACACCATTTACGGCACCAAGTACTGGACCCTTCCCAACACAAAGGGAAAGCTTCTGGTAGCTGACCAGTCCTCATGCTTTCTGTCCGAGCCAGTGGATGTGACAAAGTACGGCCTGATCTTTGCAGGCGCCCAGAAGAACGTGGGACCGGCGGGAACCGTCATTGTCATTGTGAGGGAGGACCTGGTGACAGAGGATGTGCTGCCCGGAACACCTACCATGCTCCGTTATAAGACCCATGCAGACGCAGAGTCACTGTACAATACCCCGCCTACATACGGCATATACATGTGCGGAAAGGTATTTAAGTGGCTGAAGGCCAGAGGCGGCCTGGAAGCCATGAAGGAATACAACGAAAAGAAGGCTGAGATCCTCTATAATTTCCTGGATGAAAGCCAGTTATTTAAGGGTACTGTGGTTAAGAAGGACCGCTCACTGATGAACGTGCCCTTCGTGACAGGGGACGAGGAACTGGACGCCCTGTTTGTGAAGGAGTCAAAGGCAGCGGGCTTTGAGAATCTGAAAGGACACAGAACCGTGGGCGGCATGCGCGCCAGCATTTACAATGCAATGCCTGCGGAGGGTGTTGGGAAACTGGTGGAATTTATGGCTGACTTCGAGAAGAAGCACAGGAAATAAAAGTCTTTGGACATATAAGAGGAGAGTTGGATTATTATGAAAAAAATTCATTGCTTGAACCCCATTGCAAAGTGCGGCACGGAGCTGTTTCCGGCCGGATATGAGATGACAGACAAGGCAGCTGATGCTGACGCCGTCCTGGTGCGCAGTGCTTCCATGCATGATATGGAACTTCCTGAGAACCTGCTGGCAGTGGGCCGTGCGGGAGCAGGTGTCAACAATATTCCTCTGGACTCCTGCGCCCAGAAGGGCATCGTTGTATTTAATACACCGGGAGCCAATGCCAACGGCGTAAAGGAGCTGGTGATCGCAGGCATGCTCATGGCATCCCGCGATATCGTGGGCGGTATCGAGTGGTGCAAGGCCAATGCGGAGGATGACAACATCACCAAGGATACAGAGAAGAGCAAGAAGGCATTTGCTGGCTGCGAGATTAAGGGCAAGAAGCTGGGAGTTATCGGCCTGGGCGCCATCGGGGCGGAGGTTGCCAACGCAGCCACCCATCTGGGAATGGAGGTATACGGATACGACCCGTATATTTCCATCAACGCGGCCTGGAGACTGTCCAGGAATGTAAAGCATATCACCAACGCGGACATCATTTTCCAGGAATGTGATTATATCACCATCCATGTGCCTCTTATGGATTCCACCAGGGGAATGATCAACAAAGAAAAACTGGCTATCATGAAGGATGGGGTGGTAATCCTCAACTTCTCCAGGGACACCCTGGTCAATGACGATGATATGGCGGAAGCGCTGGATGCAGGAAAGGTGCGCTACTATGTCAGCGATTTCCCCAATCCAAAGGTTGCAAACATGGAGAGGGTCATCCTGCTTCCCCATCTGGGCGCTTCCACAAAGGAGTCCGAGGACAACTGCGCGGTGATGGCTGTGAAGGAGCTGACAGATTACCTGGAGAATGGAAATATTAAAAACTCCGTTAATTTTCCGTCCTGCGACATGGGCATGTGCCAGGCAGAGAGCCGTGTGGCCGTGCTTCATATGAACATTCCCAACATGATTGGACAGATTACAGCTATATTGGCCGAACAGGGCATGAACATTTCCGACATGACCAATAAGAGCCGGGATAAGTATGCCTACACGCTGCTGGATTTGGAGCACAAGGCAGAGGATTCCACTATTCAGAAGCTCAGGGCCATCAAAGGTGTGCTGAGGGTGCGGGTGGTTAAGTAACTGCCCGTTTCCGTGGACGGACTGTAACCTTAGATAAACAGGAGAGAAACTATGGCAGTAGTAAAACCATTTATGTGTATCAGGCCCGCGGCGGACAAGGCGGCCCGGGTGGCGGCCCTGCCCTATGATGTGTATAACAGAAAGGAAGCCTGCCAGGCCGTTAAGGGCAATCCCCTTTCCTTCCTGAACATTGACCGGGCTGAGACTCAGTTTGGGGATGATGTGGATACCTATGACAGCCGTGTCTATGACAAGGCCAGGGAGCTGCTTGATTGTCAGATTGAGGAAGGGGTCTATGTGACTGACCCTGAGGAGAATTATTACCTCTATGAACTCACCATGGAGGGAAGGAGCCAGACCGGTATTGTGGCCTGCTGTTCCATTGACGACTATGTGAACGGCGTGGTGAAGAAACATGAGAATACCAGGGAGGATAAGGAGCTGGACCGTATCCGCCATGTGGATGCCACCAACGCCCATACGGGCCCTATTTTCCTGGCCTACAGACAGAATCAGGAGCTTAAGGCCCTGGTGGCCCAGGTAAAGGAGGAGGCGCCTCTGTATGATTTTGTGTCGGAGGACGCAATCCGCCACAGGGTGTGGATGATTGGCGCCAGAAGCATGGTGGAGGCCGTGGAGGCTGCTTTTGCAGCCATACCGGGCACTTATATTGCAGACGGCCACCACAGGGCTGCCTCCGCTGTGAAGGTGGGGCTTAAGAGAAGGGAAGAGAACCCGGATTATACGGGGAAGGAACCCTTCAATTATTTCCTGGCCGTACTGTTCCCGGACGAGGAGCTTAAGATACTGCCCTATAACCGGGTGGTAAAGGATTTGAACGGATTGGGACAGGAGGATTTTCTGGCTGCTGTGGCTGAGCGGTTTGATGTGGCTGCATGGGGGGATCCTGGCTGCGGGGAACCGGGGGCAGACGCCTTCTGGCCCAGGGAAAAGGGAACATTCGGCATGTTTCTCGGCGGCAGATGGTACTGTCTCAGGGTGAAGCCGGAGTTTCAGAGCAGCGATCCGGTGAAGGGACTGGATGTGTCCATTCTTCAGGACCAGCTTTTGGGTCCGGTTCTGGGGGTAGGTGATCCCAGGACGGATAAACGCATTGATTTCATCGGCGGCATCAGGGGATTAAAGGAGCTGGAGCGCAGGGTATCCGAGGATATGGAAGCTGCGTTCTCCATGTATCCCACTTCCATAGAGGAGCTGTTAGCAGTGGCCGATGCAGGGCTTCTCATGCCTCCTAAGTCAACCTGGTTTGAGCCGAAGCTGCGGAGCGGGCTGTTTATACATAGGTTGGGGTAGGATACGCGGACGCGCTTTGGGGGCTGCGTCCGTGAGAGGCGGGAACGCAGCCCGGGAGGCGGCGGTTTCCGCAGTGGGAGAGACTAAGGCCCAAGGGGCGGGAAAACCCGGGGACCGCAAAAATTACGCCGAACTCCTGATGAGTTCGGCTCCATCTTTGCTTTGCTCCGGGCGTGGAGCGCCCTGCGCAACCCCGGCTTTTCCCGCCCCTTGGGCCTAAGTCTCTCCGAACTGCTCCAAAACCGCCTCCCGCCCTGCGTTCCCGCCTCTCACCCACTACATTTCCAGAGCGTCCGCTGTCTCTTCCCCGCATAGGTATAGAAAAAGGATCTCTGGCTGATGATACTGGGGAATCGGAAAGAGGCTGCCTGTTTGTACTTAGATTAACATTTACACAGATAATACTCAGCCAGAGGGCCGCATATCAGGATGAAATCAAGATAATGCGGCCTTTTATATTGTCCTGTATATTGTTTGGTATGCCAATATCCCTGGCATGCCATTTTTCTTTTTTTACCTGATTTTGATATAAATGATGCAGGCGGGACGATACGTTGCGGGTGAGTGGGATGGGGGCGGGGGAGGCGGATGCATCTACAGGAGCGTTGGTATCACTAAGGCTGTGGGAAGCGGCTTTAAGATTCAGGCGTACCCTTGTCTGAGCTCAGTACCTGGATTCCTGGCAGTATCTAAAGCGCGAGTTGGGTCGCCTGAATCTTGTTTAAAGCCGATTTCCGCGGCCTTAGTGATACCCGCTCCGCAGCCAGCATCCGCCTCCCCCGCCCCCATCCCGCTCACGGATGGATGCCCCTCCGCCTCATTTACATCCAAACCCAATCAGAACCCAATATTATTACTGTCAATACTGTCAAATACCAGCTTGAAAGTAGACCTCTTAGACTCATCCAGATGATACAGTAGCTTTTCTACCGCAGTATCCCAGTCCTTTTGCAGGCAGGGGATAATGATGTCGATGTGTTCTCTGAAGGTATCCTCCAAACGGTTGTTGGAGATATTGCCTGTCATGAAGCGGAAACGCTCGCTCTGGGTCTGTATCAGTGCGTAATTCTGGCGCAGGTAAATGTTAGGGCAGGCGTCCATAATCATTTGGTGGAAGGAGGAGTCTAAGTCATAAAAGTAATTGTTGTTCTGGAAGCACTCGCTGTTTGCGTCCTTATGGGAAAAAATGTGATAGAATTCGTTCAGCTTGTCCTCGTCCAGAAATGAACCGTAATTTTTCAGAATATAAGGCTCATATAATTTCCGTATCTCAAAAATCATGTTCACATCCTTAATGGACAGGGCGGTTACGGTGATTCCTTTTTTTGGTTTTATCTCAATAAGGCCCTCCTGCTCCAGCCTGCTTAAGGCATCACGGATGGGTGTTCTGCTTATCTTTAATTCATCAGTCAGTATTTCCTCATTTAAAAATGTCCCCGGCGCATATTCACAGGTGACGATTTTTTGCTTGATTGTGTTGTATGCCAAGGTTTTCAGATTGGTTTTAACCATGATGAACATACCCCCCCTCTTTTAATATATATGAAAGTATTTTATCATAGATATCGCGCCGGTTCAATAAGGGGGTGAAATAAAATGGTTGAACAATAGTTATATTGCATAAAAATATGGAATAAAATCGGTCATTATATACAAAATATAAAACACGGTCAGAAAATCAGTTGACATGATGTATTCATTAATATATACTATGATGTATACAACAAAGAATATATCTCAGCTGGGAGGAAGATTAATGAAAGCAATGTATATTAATGCACCCGGTCAGGTAGAGTTCAGGGATATCGACAAACCGGTTAGGCAAAAAGGTGAGGTTCTGCTGAAACTCCTGTATGGGGGAATCTGTGGAAGCGATCTGGGTTCCTACAAGGGGACTTTCGCATACTTCGATTATCCAAGGATACCAGGCCATGAGTTTTCTGCGGAAATTGTGGAGGTGGATGAGGACAATGGACAGGGCCTTCGCCCGGGAATGATTGTAACTTGCAATCCATATTTTAACTGCGGACACTGTTATTCCTGCGAGCATGGAATCGTGAATGCATGTATGGATAACCAGACCATGGGATGCCAGAGAGACGGGGCGTTTCAGGAGTATATAACCATGCCTGAGGAGCGTGTGTATGACGGAAAGGGATTGGATCCCATGCTTCTTGCAGCCATAGAGCCTTTCTGCATCAGCTATCATGGTGTCAGCAGGGCAGAGGTAAAGCCGGGAGACAAGGTTCTGGTCATAGGAGCCGGTACCATCGGCGTTCTGGCTGCGGTGGCAGCCAAGGCAAAGGGGGCAGTGGTTTACATATCCGATGTGTCCATGGGAAAACTGGACATGGCCAGGGAGTTCGGCGTGGATGGCATCATCCTTAATGATTCCCCGGAGGGCTTTGACAAAGCGGTGAAGGAGATTACAGACGGGAACGGGTTTGATATTGCCATTGAGGCGGTAGGACTTCCATCCACATTCCAGAACTGCATTGACGCGGCCTGTTTTGGGGGAAAGGTGGTTGTCATCGGAGTAGGAAAGAAAAACCTGGATTTCAATTTTACACTGCTCCAGAAAAAAGAACTTAATGTATTTGGTTCAAGGAATGCTCTTAAGAAAGATTTTGTGGAGCTGATTGACCTGGTCAAGGAAGGAAAGGTACCGGTAAAGGGAATTATTACCAATATATATAAATTTGAGGATGGGGCCAAAGCATTCAATGATTTTGCTAACAACCCGGGAAATATGCTGAAGGTAATCCTGGACTTTACAGACAGATAAGACACAAAAGGTAAAGGTAACAAAAAATATTAATATATGGAGGGTAAGATTATGAGATTTAACAGATTAGCAGCACTTACAATGGCAGGAGTATTGGCAGCAGCCAGCTTGACAGCATGTGGAGGCGGAAGTACTGGGTCCACTACAGCGGCAGGCACCACAGAGAGTGCGGCGGCAGCCGATTCAGCAACCGATACAACGGCAGCACAGGCAGATGCAGATACAGAGCCGGCAGCAGGCGATGTGGTTACGATTCAGGTTGGCTATGAGAACGCCACTTCTGAGCCGGCAGCAAAGGCTGTTGAGAAATGGAAGGAACTGGTTGAGTCTAAGAGTAACGGAACCATCAAGATGGAACTTTTCCCAAACTCTGCATTGGGCAAGAAGACAGAACTGATTGACCAGATGATTCTGGGCGAGCCCATGATTACAGTGGCAGATGGTGCGTTTCTTGCGGATTACGGAGTACCGGACTTTGGAATTTTCTATGCGCCGTTCATGTTTGATACCTGGGATGAGGAGTGGTCAGCCATTGACAGCGACTGGTACAGGGGACTGTGCGATGAGCTGGCACAGAAGGCTTCCATCCGCGTTCTGTCATCCAACTGGGTATATGGAGCCAGAAATATTCTTTCCGTAAAACCGGTGACGCTTCCGGAAGACCTGGCAGGCCTGAAGCTGAGAGTTTCATCCAACGATCTTTCCATCAGCAGTTTTAATTCCCTGGGAGCATCCTCTGTGGGTATGGATATGGGCGATGTTTACCAGGCACTGCAGGCAAAGACCATTGACGCTGTGGAAAACCCAATCACTCCTCTTGCCAACAGAAGCTTCCAGGAGGTTGCCAAGTATCTGGTAGAGGATGAGCATATACTGGCCACATCCATGTGGATTTGCGGAGATACGTTTTTCCAGAGCCTGACAGCTGACCAGCAGAAGATCCTTACAGAGGCAGCAGACGAGGCAGGACTGTACAATAATGAATTACAGGAAGCAGCAGAGGAAGATGCAAGGCAGAAACTGCTGGATGCAGGCGTGACCATCACTACCCTGACAGACGAGCAGAAGGCAAAATGGATTGAGGCAGGACAGCCATTCTATGATATCGCAGGCGAAACCCTTGGCTGGAGTGACGGACTGTACGACACAGTAAAGGAAGCAGCAAAATAAACAGTTCTGACTACAGATAGGAGCATGGAATGAAAAAAGACAGCAAGCTTTTTAAGATTCTGATTAATCTGGATATAGTGATTGCTTCTATTGCACTGGTTATTCTTGTAGGATGCACATTTGCGGGCGTTATCGCCCGCTATGTGGTTGGAAAACCATTCGGATGGATAGAGGAAATACAGGCTGCGTTCATTGTATGGGTCGTATTTGCAGCAGGAGGTGCGGCTTACCGTACAGGAAACCATTCGGCAATAGAAATCTTATATGAGATATTTCCAAAACCGGTCCGCAAAATCGTGAGTATTTTTATCGGGCTGGTGGTGACAGCGGTACTGGGATTCCTGTGCTATACAAGCATTGGTTATCTTCAGCTTTTCATGCGTACAGGAAGGACAACAGCGGTGCTCAACTTACCGTTTACCTGGATTTATATGATTGTACCGGTTTCCTGTATGCTTCAGATATTTAACTATTTTCTTGTCAATGTGTTTGGTTACGAGGATGAAGTAGAAAAATTGGTAGAGGAGGACGAAGATGAATAATCTGGTTATCATATGCGCAATTCTCTTGCTGGTACTCCTTTTCCTGAAGGTACCGGTGTATATTGCGGTTTTATCAGCGTCAGCCGTTTACTTTATAGGAACGCCCGGAATGAATCTCTCCATATTTGCCCAGAAGACCATAAGCGGCGCAGAGGGACTCTCTCTCCTGGCAATCCCCTTTTTTGTATGTGCAGGCATATTTATGAATTATACGGGCGTCACCAAGCGCATTATGAACTGCTGTGAAGTGCTGACAGCCAGGATGCCCGGAGGACTGGCGCAGGTCAACATCCTGCTCTCCACTCTCATGGGAGGCTTGTCCGGATCCAGCCTGGCAGACGCGGCCATGCAGTGTAAGATGCTGGTTCCAACCATGGAGTCAAAGGGATATTCAAAGTCATTTTCAACCGTCATCACAGCCGCATCCGGCATGGTGGTTCCGCTGATTCCTCCGGGAGTAGGGCTGATTATCTATGGCTGTATCAATAACATATCAATCGGCAAACTGTTCATAGCGGGAATCGGGCCCGGAATTGTTCTCTGTGTGACATTGATGATATTTACACACTTTTTGTCCAAAAAGAGAGGATACCTGCCAAGCAGGACCACTAAGATTCCTGTTTCTGAAAAAATAGCAGCTGTCAGGCCTGCATTTCTTCCATTGCTTTTGCCGATCATTATTATCGGCGGGGTAAGGATTGGCGTTTTTACTGCTTCCGAGGCGGGAACTGTGGCAATCGTATATGCGGTGCTGCTGGGACTTCTGTATAAAGAACTGACACTTAAAAACGTGATGCAGGGGTGCAAGGAAACAGTAACGACAACGGCGTCTATCATGCTTATTGTAGCTGCCGCCACCTGTTTTTCATGGATTCTCACAAAGGAGCAGATACCGCAGCAGTTTTCACAGTGGATGATAAGCAATATCCATAATAAGTATGTATTCCTGATTATGGTCAATATCTTCCTTTTGATCGTTGGTATGTTTATCGAAGGAAACGCATCCATGATCGTGCTGGCACCTCTTCTGCATCCGGTTGCAATGGCTTATGGAATTGATGATATCCATTTTGCCATGGTCTATATTTTTAACTGTACAATAGGAGCATTTACACCTCCCATGGGAACACTGATGTTTGTAAGCTGCGGTATTACCAAGTGTCCTACAAAGGATTTCATAAAGGAAGCAGTTCCATTTTATATCCTGTTTGCAATTGATATTATTGTGCTGACATATATTCCACAGTTGACTACGTTCCTTGTAAATGTATTTTATTAATGCCGGATAAGGAGTGTTGCGGAAAATGAGAGAACGCCAATTTGTAGCGGACCTGGTGAGCAGCCAGGATTTGCCTAAAATGTTTAAAGTAAGACAGACGTTTCCACGGCCCAGGATTGAGCCGGAGGATATACCGGGAATTATACGGGGATACCTGTCCGAGGAGAGTTTTGCAGCGAAAGTCAGGCCGGGTATGAGGATTGCCATTACGGCAGGATCCAGGGGAATTGCAAACGTGGCCCTGGTCACAAAGACAATTGCGGACTATGTTAAATCCAGGGGAGCAGAGCCCTTTGTGGTTCCCGCCATGGGAAGCCATGGGGGAGCTACGGCAGAGGGACAAAAAGATGTCCTGGAGAGTTACGGCATCACTGAGTCTTATCTGGGATGCCCGATTCTCTCATCCATGGAAGTAAAAAAGATAGGCGTCAATGAGGAAGGCATGGATGTGTTCATTGACAAATATGCCGCGGAAGCGGACGGCATCATTGTCAGCTGCAGGATAAAACCCCATACAGCCTTCAGGGGACCATATGAAAGCGGTATCATGAAAATGATGGCCATTGGACTTGGAAAACAGCATGGGGCTGAGGTGTGCCATGAGGCGGGCTTTAAAAACATGGCAAAGTATGTGCCGATGTTTGGAAAAGCAATCATAGAGAATGCACCTGTACTGTTTGCAGTGGCAGTGATAGAAAATGCCTTTGATGAGACCTGTAAGATAGCGGCGGTCCAGGCAGAGGACATAGTGGAGAAAGAGCCGCCCCTTCTCAAAGAGGCATTTACCTACATGCCCAGAATACTGGTGGATTCCTGTGACGTACTGGTTGTGGACCAGATTGGCAAGAATTTCAGCGGTGATGGCATGGACCCGAATATTACGGGTACGTTCTGTACACCCTATGCATCTGGCGGTATCAATGCCCAAAGGGTGTGTGTACTGGATTTGAGCCCCGAAACCCATGGAAACGGAATCGGTCTTGGATATTCCAGCGCAACTACAAAACGGGTGTTTAACCAGCTGGACCTGGCTTCCATGTATCCAAACGCAATAACCTGTACTGTCCTTGGCGGGGTCCGAATCCCCATTGTCATGGAAAGTGATAAGGAAGCCATACAGGTATGCGTCCGCACCTGCAATGAAATTGATAAAAAGAATCCGAGAATCGTCCGGATTCCCAACAGCCTGCACCTGGAACATATCATGCTGTCAGAGGCTTATTATGATGAAGTCAGGAATCATCCCGGCATCACGATTGAAAGCGAACCTGAGTATCTTCCTTTTGATGAGGACGGCAACCTGTGGTAATAGTTAACAATATGAGTTGGATACCCCGCTGCAGACAACGGGGTATCCATTCCTTGTAAACATAAAGATGGAGGTGTATCATGGCAAGAAAAGAAACAGTAATCCAATTTGGCGAAGGCGGATTCCTCAGAGGCTTTGCAGACTATTTTTTCCAGAAGATGCAGGACAAAGGGCTGTTTGACGGCTCTGTGGTCATAGTCCAGCCGATTGAAAAAGGGATGTGCAGCGTACTGGAGCAGCAGGGATGTGAGTACAACCTGTTCCTCAGAGGCATTGATAACGGGCAGGTGGTGGATGAGCACACCCATATTGACATCATATCCAGGTGCGTGAATCCCTATGATGATTTTGAAGCCTACATGAAGCTGGCCGAGAACCCGGATTTCCGCTTTATTGTGTCCAATACCACGGAAGCGGGAATCGAGTATGTGGATTCCAACCAATTTACAGA
Coding sequences within:
- the serC gene encoding 3-phosphoserine/phosphohydroxythreonine transaminase, whose translation is MSRVYNFSAGPAVLPEDVLKEAAAEMLDYRGTGMSVMEMSHRSKAYDTIIKEAESDLRDLLHIPDNYKVLFLQGGASQQFAMVPMNLMKNKAADYILTGQWAKKAYQEGAIYGKANAIASSADKTFSYIPDCSDLPVSEDADYVYICENNTIYGTKYWTLPNTKGKLLVADQSSCFLSEPVDVTKYGLIFAGAQKNVGPAGTVIVIVREDLVTEDVLPGTPTMLRYKTHADAESLYNTPPTYGIYMCGKVFKWLKARGGLEAMKEYNEKKAEILYNFLDESQLFKGTVVKKDRSLMNVPFVTGDEELDALFVKESKAAGFENLKGHRTVGGMRASIYNAMPAEGVGKLVEFMADFEKKHRK
- a CDS encoding phosphoglycerate dehydrogenase, with the protein product MKKIHCLNPIAKCGTELFPAGYEMTDKAADADAVLVRSASMHDMELPENLLAVGRAGAGVNNIPLDSCAQKGIVVFNTPGANANGVKELVIAGMLMASRDIVGGIEWCKANAEDDNITKDTEKSKKAFAGCEIKGKKLGVIGLGAIGAEVANAATHLGMEVYGYDPYISINAAWRLSRNVKHITNADIIFQECDYITIHVPLMDSTRGMINKEKLAIMKDGVVILNFSRDTLVNDDDMAEALDAGKVRYYVSDFPNPKVANMERVILLPHLGASTKESEDNCAVMAVKELTDYLENGNIKNSVNFPSCDMGMCQAESRVAVLHMNIPNMIGQITAILAEQGMNISDMTNKSRDKYAYTLLDLEHKAEDSTIQKLRAIKGVLRVRVVK
- a CDS encoding DUF1015 domain-containing protein; this encodes MAVVKPFMCIRPAADKAARVAALPYDVYNRKEACQAVKGNPLSFLNIDRAETQFGDDVDTYDSRVYDKARELLDCQIEEGVYVTDPEENYYLYELTMEGRSQTGIVACCSIDDYVNGVVKKHENTREDKELDRIRHVDATNAHTGPIFLAYRQNQELKALVAQVKEEAPLYDFVSEDAIRHRVWMIGARSMVEAVEAAFAAIPGTYIADGHHRAASAVKVGLKRREENPDYTGKEPFNYFLAVLFPDEELKILPYNRVVKDLNGLGQEDFLAAVAERFDVAAWGDPGCGEPGADAFWPREKGTFGMFLGGRWYCLRVKPEFQSSDPVKGLDVSILQDQLLGPVLGVGDPRTDKRIDFIGGIRGLKELERRVSEDMEAAFSMYPTSIEELLAVADAGLLMPPKSTWFEPKLRSGLFIHRLG
- a CDS encoding GntR family transcriptional regulator, whose amino-acid sequence is MFIMVKTNLKTLAYNTIKQKIVTCEYAPGTFLNEEILTDELKISRTPIRDALSRLEQEGLIEIKPKKGITVTALSIKDVNMIFEIRKLYEPYILKNYGSFLDEDKLNEFYHIFSHKDANSECFQNNNYFYDLDSSFHQMIMDACPNIYLRQNYALIQTQSERFRFMTGNISNNRLEDTFREHIDIIIPCLQKDWDTAVEKLLYHLDESKRSTFKLVFDSIDSNNIGF
- a CDS encoding zinc-binding dehydrogenase; protein product: MKAMYINAPGQVEFRDIDKPVRQKGEVLLKLLYGGICGSDLGSYKGTFAYFDYPRIPGHEFSAEIVEVDEDNGQGLRPGMIVTCNPYFNCGHCYSCEHGIVNACMDNQTMGCQRDGAFQEYITMPEERVYDGKGLDPMLLAAIEPFCISYHGVSRAEVKPGDKVLVIGAGTIGVLAAVAAKAKGAVVYISDVSMGKLDMAREFGVDGIILNDSPEGFDKAVKEITDGNGFDIAIEAVGLPSTFQNCIDAACFGGKVVVIGVGKKNLDFNFTLLQKKELNVFGSRNALKKDFVELIDLVKEGKVPVKGIITNIYKFEDGAKAFNDFANNPGNMLKVILDFTDR
- a CDS encoding C4-dicarboxylate TRAP transporter substrate-binding protein: MRFNRLAALTMAGVLAAASLTACGGGSTGSTTAAGTTESAAAADSATDTTAAQADADTEPAAGDVVTIQVGYENATSEPAAKAVEKWKELVESKSNGTIKMELFPNSALGKKTELIDQMILGEPMITVADGAFLADYGVPDFGIFYAPFMFDTWDEEWSAIDSDWYRGLCDELAQKASIRVLSSNWVYGARNILSVKPVTLPEDLAGLKLRVSSNDLSISSFNSLGASSVGMDMGDVYQALQAKTIDAVENPITPLANRSFQEVAKYLVEDEHILATSMWICGDTFFQSLTADQQKILTEAADEAGLYNNELQEAAEEDARQKLLDAGVTITTLTDEQKAKWIEAGQPFYDIAGETLGWSDGLYDTVKEAAK
- a CDS encoding TRAP transporter small permease, which produces MKKDSKLFKILINLDIVIASIALVILVGCTFAGVIARYVVGKPFGWIEEIQAAFIVWVVFAAGGAAYRTGNHSAIEILYEIFPKPVRKIVSIFIGLVVTAVLGFLCYTSIGYLQLFMRTGRTTAVLNLPFTWIYMIVPVSCMLQIFNYFLVNVFGYEDEVEKLVEEDEDE
- a CDS encoding TRAP transporter large permease; the encoded protein is MNNLVIICAILLLVLLFLKVPVYIAVLSASAVYFIGTPGMNLSIFAQKTISGAEGLSLLAIPFFVCAGIFMNYTGVTKRIMNCCEVLTARMPGGLAQVNILLSTLMGGLSGSSLADAAMQCKMLVPTMESKGYSKSFSTVITAASGMVVPLIPPGVGLIIYGCINNISIGKLFIAGIGPGIVLCVTLMIFTHFLSKKRGYLPSRTTKIPVSEKIAAVRPAFLPLLLPIIIIGGVRIGVFTASEAGTVAIVYAVLLGLLYKELTLKNVMQGCKETVTTTASIMLIVAAATCFSWILTKEQIPQQFSQWMISNIHNKYVFLIMVNIFLLIVGMFIEGNASMIVLAPLLHPVAMAYGIDDIHFAMVYIFNCTIGAFTPPMGTLMFVSCGITKCPTKDFIKEAVPFYILFAIDIIVLTYIPQLTTFLVNVFY
- a CDS encoding DUF362 domain-containing protein, coding for MRERQFVADLVSSQDLPKMFKVRQTFPRPRIEPEDIPGIIRGYLSEESFAAKVRPGMRIAITAGSRGIANVALVTKTIADYVKSRGAEPFVVPAMGSHGGATAEGQKDVLESYGITESYLGCPILSSMEVKKIGVNEEGMDVFIDKYAAEADGIIVSCRIKPHTAFRGPYESGIMKMMAIGLGKQHGAEVCHEAGFKNMAKYVPMFGKAIIENAPVLFAVAVIENAFDETCKIAAVQAEDIVEKEPPLLKEAFTYMPRILVDSCDVLVVDQIGKNFSGDGMDPNITGTFCTPYASGGINAQRVCVLDLSPETHGNGIGLGYSSATTKRVFNQLDLASMYPNAITCTVLGGVRIPIVMESDKEAIQVCVRTCNEIDKKNPRIVRIPNSLHLEHIMLSEAYYDEVRNHPGITIESEPEYLPFDEDGNLW